In the Flagellimonas sp. HMM57 genome, one interval contains:
- the msrB gene encoding peptide-methionine (R)-S-oxide reductase MsrB produces MGKKLLLLVLISIAGCKGISQEEKKETTGKEKEVAYAVTKTDAEWKAELTDMEYYVLRKAATENAFTSDLLDNKEKGTYVCAACQTPLFRSENKFKSGTGWPSFDQEIEGNVAYDVDYKIGYARTEEHCATCGGHLGHVFNDGPSDTTGKRHCINGVALDFIPDVK; encoded by the coding sequence ATGGGAAAAAAATTGCTATTACTAGTACTCATAAGTATAGCTGGGTGCAAGGGCATATCACAAGAAGAGAAAAAGGAAACTACAGGGAAAGAAAAAGAAGTTGCTTATGCCGTAACCAAAACGGATGCAGAATGGAAAGCCGAGCTGACCGATATGGAATACTACGTACTTAGAAAAGCGGCAACCGAAAATGCATTCACCAGTGATTTACTGGACAACAAAGAAAAAGGAACTTATGTTTGTGCGGCCTGCCAAACCCCATTGTTTCGAAGCGAGAACAAGTTTAAATCCGGAACGGGGTGGCCAAGTTTTGACCAAGAGATAGAAGGGAACGTAGCATATGACGTAGACTATAAAATTGGTTATGCACGTACCGAGGAACACTGTGCAACTTGTGGTGGGCATCTAGGTCACGTTTTTAATGATGGCCCAAGCGACACGACCGGGAAAAGACATTGTATCAATGGCGTGGCATTAGATTTTATTCCAGATGTGAAGTAG
- a CDS encoding MFS transporter, whose translation MTKVLALKGSKKLLNAWAFYDWANSVYSLVISSAVFPIFYGALFRIAEIEKVTVFGGEIARAPLISYVTSLAFVFIAIITPLISGIADYLGNKRLFLKFFCYLGALSCIGLYWFSLENIYFGLTCYFFGLVGFWVSFAINNSYLPDIAFPDQQDGISAKGFSLGYVGSVILLIFNLAMVMQPALFGITDNGNEVAEIKAMKYSFVSVGIWWILFSQYTFTVLPKGYKKEGERTNIILNGFKELQSVWKQLGTETRLKRYLGAFFVYSMAVQTIMLIATYFGEEEINWGTDSERTTGLIISILVIQIVAIFGATVTAFASKAFGNIKTLVVINIFWLLLCVYAYFLQTPMDFYIAAGLVGIVMGGIQALSRSTYSKFLPETTDTASFFSFYDVAEKIGIVIGTFLYGIVAQITGSMRDGTIFLGLFFLVGVLLLLRVKKN comes from the coding sequence ATGACCAAGGTACTAGCACTAAAAGGCAGCAAAAAACTATTAAATGCATGGGCATTTTACGACTGGGCAAACTCTGTATACAGTCTTGTTATTTCTTCAGCTGTCTTTCCAATTTTTTATGGAGCGTTATTCCGTATTGCAGAGATTGAAAAGGTTACCGTATTCGGGGGAGAAATTGCAAGAGCACCATTGATCAGTTATGTGACCTCACTTGCATTTGTCTTTATAGCGATTATAACACCTTTAATCTCTGGTATAGCAGATTACTTAGGCAATAAAAGACTTTTTCTAAAATTTTTCTGCTATTTGGGAGCGCTATCGTGCATAGGACTTTACTGGTTTTCCTTGGAGAATATTTATTTTGGATTAACATGCTACTTCTTTGGATTGGTAGGATTTTGGGTAAGCTTTGCCATAAATAATTCCTATTTGCCAGATATTGCATTTCCAGACCAGCAAGATGGCATTAGTGCCAAAGGATTTTCATTGGGCTATGTTGGTAGCGTAATTCTCCTCATTTTTAATCTGGCCATGGTGATGCAACCAGCTTTGTTTGGAATTACTGATAATGGTAATGAAGTAGCCGAAATAAAAGCAATGAAATATTCTTTTGTATCTGTGGGAATATGGTGGATACTTTTTAGCCAATATACTTTTACTGTCTTGCCAAAAGGTTACAAAAAGGAGGGAGAGCGAACCAATATTATCCTTAACGGATTTAAGGAGCTACAGAGTGTTTGGAAACAGTTGGGAACCGAAACCCGTCTTAAACGGTATTTAGGTGCGTTCTTCGTTTATAGTATGGCCGTACAGACCATTATGCTTATTGCAACATACTTTGGTGAAGAGGAAATAAATTGGGGTACGGATAGTGAACGAACCACTGGGCTTATCATCAGTATTTTAGTGATTCAGATTGTAGCAATTTTTGGGGCAACGGTAACTGCTTTTGCTTCTAAGGCCTTCGGTAATATCAAGACCTTGGTCGTTATCAATATTTTTTGGTTGCTCCTTTGCGTATATGCTTATTTTTTACAGACTCCTATGGATTTCTATATCGCCGCTGGCTTGGTCGGTATTGTCATGGGTGGCATACAAGCGTTGTCGCGATCTACCTATTCCAAGTTTTTACCAGAAACCACGGATACCGCTTCATTTTTTAGTTTTTATGATGTGGCCGAGAAGATAGGTATTGTTATTGGTACTTTTCTTTACGGTATAGTAGCACAAATTACGGGCAGTATGCGGGATGGCACCATCTTTTTAGGGCTGTTTTTTTTGGTTGGCGTATTGCTGTTGTTACGAGTAAAAAAGAACTGA
- the msrB gene encoding peptide-methionine (R)-S-oxide reductase MsrB — MENKYDIQKTEAEWKEELSPEEFYVLRQKGTERPFTGAYNLHFENGDYRCKACNAKLFESDHKFESGCGWPSFDKAVEGAIEYIRDTSHGMLRTETVCANCGSHLGHVFNDGPKETTGQRYCINSVSIGFDAKEQE; from the coding sequence ATGGAAAACAAATACGATATTCAGAAAACGGAAGCTGAATGGAAAGAAGAGCTCTCTCCCGAAGAGTTTTATGTACTAAGGCAAAAAGGTACTGAGAGACCATTCACAGGCGCTTACAATCTCCATTTTGAAAATGGCGATTATCGTTGTAAAGCTTGCAATGCTAAACTTTTTGAAAGCGATCATAAATTCGAAAGTGGTTGTGGATGGCCTTCTTTTGATAAAGCTGTCGAAGGTGCAATCGAATACATTAGGGATACCAGCCATGGCATGCTGAGGACCGAAACCGTCTGTGCAAACTGTGGAAGCCATTTAGGCCACGTATTTAATGACGGTCCTAAAGAAACTACAGGGCAGCGTTACTGTATTAACTCGGTAAGTATTGGTTTTGATGCCAAGGAACAGGAATGA
- a CDS encoding DUF3817 domain-containing protein, with the protein MLKAFRITAILEGISFLLLFGLTMPLKYWAGMSEPNKVVGYAHGFLFIAYVVIALVFCWERKWGIRKFSILFVASLLPFGTFYADKKYLKDLG; encoded by the coding sequence ATGCTCAAAGCTTTTAGGATTACAGCAATTTTAGAAGGAATCTCTTTCCTGCTCTTGTTTGGTTTGACCATGCCGCTAAAGTATTGGGCGGGAATGTCAGAACCCAATAAGGTGGTCGGTTATGCACATGGATTCCTTTTTATTGCCTACGTTGTTATCGCATTGGTTTTTTGTTGGGAACGAAAATGGGGAATCAGAAAATTCTCTATTTTGTTTGTGGCATCGTTATTACCTTTCGGCACATTTTATGCCGATAAAAAATACCTTAAAGATCTAGGTTAA
- a CDS encoding DUF1572 family protein, protein MTFEENYLKNVLFEFHRYKTLGDKTFAQLSNDEIHWVHGPNDNSITIIVKHMVGNMLSRWTNFLTEDGEKTWRNRDTEFVEAYDSKKTMIIAWEKGWNCLFEAIAGIDASNFNTKIKIRNEEHTVVEAINRQLVHYSYHVGQLVFVGRMIKGSEWISLSIPKGSSGGFNKKMFGQDIS, encoded by the coding sequence ATGACGTTTGAAGAAAACTATTTAAAAAATGTTCTCTTTGAGTTTCATCGATACAAGACATTGGGAGACAAAACCTTTGCACAACTTTCCAATGATGAAATCCATTGGGTACACGGCCCTAACGACAATTCCATTACTATTATCGTAAAACATATGGTTGGCAATATGTTGAGTCGCTGGACCAATTTCTTGACCGAGGATGGCGAAAAAACTTGGCGAAATCGAGATACGGAATTTGTCGAAGCCTACGATTCAAAAAAAACAATGATCATTGCTTGGGAAAAAGGGTGGAATTGCCTTTTTGAAGCAATCGCCGGTATCGATGCATCTAATTTCAACACAAAGATTAAAATCCGCAATGAAGAACATACTGTTGTTGAGGCCATCAATCGGCAGTTGGTACATTATTCCTATCATGTGGGCCAGCTTGTTTTTGTTGGAAGGATGATTAAAGGTTCGGAATGGATTTCACTTTCAATCCCCAAAGGAAGCTCTGGGGGTTTCAATAAAAAAATGTTTGGACAAGACATTTCTTAA
- a CDS encoding zinc-ribbon domain-containing protein: MIIFGSRTAHVVTRPVRNSVCSSCSNSGTINLSVFRNHFHVFWIPMFPYSKKGVSQCSHCKNVLTHKEMPERLKNEYHKIKQEHKGPVWQFSGLVLLVLLICFIAFQINTDNKNESLYIQSPANGDVYYQKLPNGSYSTGKVVNVTNDSIYLVFNKFEIAKMSRVYKIDKEENYASEQFSVHIDDLKKMYEDNEIYRIKRD; encoded by the coding sequence ATGATTATTTTTGGAAGTAGAACGGCGCATGTAGTCACAAGGCCTGTTCGCAATTCAGTATGTTCAAGTTGTTCAAATTCTGGAACAATCAATTTAAGTGTATTCAGAAATCATTTTCATGTGTTTTGGATACCTATGTTCCCGTACAGTAAAAAAGGAGTATCCCAATGTAGCCATTGTAAAAATGTGTTGACGCATAAGGAGATGCCAGAAAGATTAAAAAACGAGTATCATAAAATTAAGCAAGAGCACAAAGGTCCAGTTTGGCAGTTTTCAGGATTGGTGCTGTTGGTTCTCCTAATATGTTTTATTGCTTTTCAAATTAATACGGACAATAAAAACGAGAGTTTATATATTCAATCTCCTGCAAATGGAGATGTCTATTACCAAAAGCTGCCAAATGGTTCATACAGTACCGGAAAAGTGGTGAATGTAACCAATGACAGTATTTATTTGGTATTCAATAAGTTTGAGATAGCTAAAATGAGCAGGGTCTATAAAATTGATAAAGAGGAGAATTACGCTTCTGAACAATTTTCAGTACACATCGACGATTTGAAAAAAATGTATGAAGACAACGAAATCTATCGTATAAAAAGAGACTGA
- a CDS encoding head GIN domain-containing protein: MKKIITLGIALSMVAITNAQWGRRIKGNGNVTTIERSVGSYDEVALAGWFDVDLVDGNEGELTLRGESNLLEHIKTEVKDGKLVIKVEKGLNLKPSNWKDGIHITVPVETIDAVTLSGSGDIVGKKTIKTGDFKTRMSGSGDITLSIEAESVTATMSGSGDINLDGSTTDLEVQISGSGDIKAYDLEADNVTAQVSGSADIKVTANKSLDARVSGSGDISYRGNPEKLKTKSSGSGDISKY, encoded by the coding sequence ATGAAAAAAATCATCACATTAGGAATCGCGCTATCCATGGTAGCTATTACGAACGCCCAATGGGGAAGAAGAATTAAAGGAAACGGTAATGTAACAACGATAGAACGCTCAGTTGGAAGCTATGACGAAGTAGCCCTAGCAGGTTGGTTCGATGTGGATTTGGTAGACGGTAATGAAGGAGAACTTACACTAAGAGGTGAATCTAATTTACTGGAACATATTAAAACCGAAGTCAAGGATGGTAAACTAGTAATCAAAGTGGAAAAAGGTCTAAACTTAAAACCATCCAATTGGAAAGATGGAATCCATATTACCGTTCCCGTTGAGACCATTGATGCAGTTACTTTATCCGGTTCTGGTGATATTGTTGGTAAAAAAACAATTAAAACAGGTGATTTTAAGACCAGAATGTCCGGTTCGGGCGATATCACACTTTCTATTGAGGCAGAAAGCGTAACAGCAACCATGTCTGGTTCTGGAGATATAAATCTTGACGGTAGCACCACTGATTTGGAGGTACAGATTTCAGGTTCAGGGGATATTAAAGCCTACGACCTTGAAGCGGATAATGTTACAGCACAAGTATCAGGTTCTGCCGATATAAAAGTCACTGCTAATAAAAGCTTAGATGCCAGAGTTTCAGGCTCAGGAGATATTAGTTACCGCGGGAATCCTGAAAAGCTAAAAACCAAGTCTTCCGGTTCTGGAGATATCTCCAAATATTAG
- a CDS encoding outer membrane beta-barrel protein: MLKKIVLIFALTGTALTGVAQDINFGLTGGFVNVGQTVKEGNITISDAESGIYVGAFANFNVNNNFAIQPELLYSAVEDVQAIVVPFMAKFYMTDILYIQAGPQVAFTLEDIPDNFTGVEFDLAGGLGLDITDLFFLQARYSLQLNNSFTGNDDIKVRFNYLTIGAGYKFW; the protein is encoded by the coding sequence ATGTTGAAAAAAATAGTATTGATTTTTGCTTTAACAGGAACAGCTTTAACCGGAGTGGCTCAAGACATCAATTTTGGACTAACTGGTGGTTTTGTAAATGTTGGACAAACAGTTAAGGAAGGTAATATTACCATATCGGATGCTGAATCTGGGATTTATGTTGGTGCTTTCGCAAATTTTAATGTCAACAATAATTTTGCAATTCAGCCCGAGCTGTTATACTCTGCCGTTGAAGATGTACAGGCAATTGTGGTGCCCTTTATGGCTAAATTTTACATGACGGATATTTTATATATACAAGCAGGGCCTCAAGTAGCTTTCACCCTAGAAGATATACCAGACAATTTTACAGGCGTTGAGTTTGATTTGGCGGGTGGTCTGGGCTTGGATATTACGGACCTGTTTTTTTTACAGGCGAGATATTCTCTTCAATTGAACAATTCCTTTACTGGAAACGACGACATAAAAGTAAGGTTCAATTATTTGACCATTGGGGCTGGCTATAAGTTTTGGTAA
- a CDS encoding M48 family metallopeptidase, giving the protein MKRIVHIAVVFLIVTACKTNPFTGKSTLNFYPNSQVFPMAFAQYDQFLTENNVVTGTSEAQMITNVGQRISSAAERWLNANGHPGYLKDYQWEYNLVKDETVNAWCMPGGKIVFYTGILPICQGETGVAVVMGHEVAHALADHGAQRMSAGMLQQIGAVAGNVAIKDPEKRNMFNQAYGVGSSLGVMLPFSRGHETEADRIGLQIMAIAGYNPDEAANLWRRMKAKSGGQSPPEFMSTHPSNDTRISNLTAWAPDAKKEAAKFGVTSFK; this is encoded by the coding sequence ATGAAAAGAATAGTTCACATAGCAGTTGTTTTTTTAATCGTTACTGCCTGCAAAACAAATCCGTTTACTGGAAAAAGTACATTGAATTTTTATCCCAATAGCCAAGTATTTCCTATGGCTTTTGCCCAATATGACCAGTTTTTGACAGAAAATAATGTTGTAACTGGAACTTCAGAAGCACAAATGATTACCAATGTTGGCCAGCGTATATCATCTGCAGCAGAGCGTTGGTTAAATGCTAATGGTCACCCTGGATATCTTAAAGATTATCAATGGGAATACAACCTCGTAAAAGATGAGACCGTAAATGCATGGTGTATGCCCGGTGGTAAAATTGTCTTTTATACGGGGATTTTACCTATATGTCAAGGTGAAACGGGTGTAGCCGTCGTAATGGGGCACGAAGTGGCCCATGCTTTGGCGGACCATGGGGCACAACGCATGAGTGCAGGAATGTTGCAACAAATTGGAGCAGTTGCAGGTAATGTCGCAATTAAGGACCCAGAAAAACGAAACATGTTCAATCAAGCGTATGGTGTTGGATCATCTTTGGGCGTTATGTTGCCATTTAGCAGGGGTCATGAAACAGAGGCCGATAGAATAGGGCTACAAATTATGGCGATTGCTGGCTATAACCCAGATGAAGCAGCTAACCTTTGGAGAAGAATGAAAGCCAAATCTGGAGGGCAGTCTCCACCTGAGTTTATGAGTACACACCCTTCAAATGATACAAGAATCAGTAACTTAACAGCATGGGCTCCTGATGCCAAAAAAGAAGCTGCCAAATTTGGAGTGACTTCATTTAAATAA
- a CDS encoding TIM-barrel domain-containing protein has product MITNTEIEKRGNQHPNHIVDFKHENDKLYFTTQNGVILELTILRDSVVRFRYATEHVFEPDFSYAISDDVSLGYNELEVKDEIPEYVVTTSKIKIYINKSNLKVQIVDLEDVIISDDELGFHWEENYDYGGNIVKMGKVCHSGESYYGMGDKASHTNLKGKRVNNWVTDSYAYGKDQEPLYKSIPFYVGLKENIAYGVFFDNSFSTYFDFANEKRNVTSFWADGGEMNYYFFYGPEMSQVVESYTDLTGVPELPPLWALGFHQSKWSYFPERKVKDIAATFRKLQIPCDAIYLDIDYMNGFRCFTWDNHRFPNPKKMIEELEEDGFKTITMIDPGIKIDRDYWVYQQAMDNGFFCRRADGPHFKGKVWPGECKFPDYTNPEVREWWAGLYKEMIAEIGVHGVWNDMNEPAVMEVPTKTANLDVRHDYDGHPCSHRKAHNIYGMQMVRATYEGIKKFTFPKRPFVLTRAAYSGTQRYASTWTGDNVATWEHLWIANVQMQRMCMSGYSFAGSDIGGFAEQPNGELFARWMQLAIFHPFCRVHSSGDHGDQEPWSFGDEITEIVRKYIELRYQLLPYLYTMFYKYIKNGLPMLQSLVFYNQKDTQTHFRTDEFLFGEQMLVCPVQEPNAQGRRMYFPQGKWYNYWTDEVITGGSEKWVAAEIETIPLFVKEGAMIPKYPVQQYVGEKDFKELGIDIYYKEGIENSMVYEDQQDGYDYKKGRFSLRRFRLRGKENQLIIQQFKDGNFTTPYEKFKLTFHGLPFTIATVQLDNEVVDNKDIKLNGNNIIEISKDFTELHIIGK; this is encoded by the coding sequence ATGATTACCAACACAGAGATTGAAAAAAGAGGTAACCAGCACCCTAACCATATAGTCGACTTTAAGCACGAAAATGATAAGCTTTATTTTACCACCCAGAACGGTGTAATTTTGGAGCTGACCATACTACGCGATAGTGTGGTACGGTTCAGGTACGCGACCGAACATGTTTTTGAACCTGATTTTTCTTATGCCATAAGCGACGACGTTAGCTTGGGGTACAACGAGCTTGAAGTAAAAGACGAGATTCCCGAGTATGTAGTTACCACATCAAAAATTAAGATATACATCAACAAGTCCAACCTAAAGGTGCAGATCGTCGATTTGGAAGATGTAATCATTAGTGATGACGAATTGGGGTTTCATTGGGAAGAGAACTATGACTATGGGGGTAACATTGTTAAAATGGGAAAAGTATGTCATTCTGGCGAAAGCTATTATGGCATGGGTGACAAGGCTTCGCACACAAATTTAAAAGGCAAACGCGTAAATAACTGGGTAACGGATTCATATGCCTATGGTAAGGACCAAGAACCGTTGTACAAATCAATACCGTTTTATGTTGGACTAAAGGAAAACATAGCCTATGGGGTTTTCTTTGATAATTCGTTCAGCACATATTTTGATTTTGCCAATGAAAAAAGAAATGTGACCAGTTTCTGGGCAGATGGGGGAGAGATGAACTATTATTTCTTTTATGGCCCAGAGATGAGCCAAGTGGTCGAATCCTATACTGATTTAACGGGAGTACCTGAATTACCACCATTGTGGGCATTAGGATTTCATCAATCCAAATGGAGCTATTTTCCGGAACGTAAGGTGAAGGATATTGCGGCTACATTTAGAAAACTTCAGATTCCTTGTGACGCTATTTATTTGGATATTGATTATATGAATGGTTTCCGATGCTTTACGTGGGACAATCATCGTTTTCCAAATCCAAAGAAAATGATTGAAGAACTGGAAGAAGATGGTTTCAAAACTATTACCATGATCGACCCGGGAATAAAAATCGATAGGGATTATTGGGTCTATCAACAAGCAATGGACAATGGATTTTTTTGTCGCCGTGCAGATGGTCCGCATTTTAAAGGAAAAGTATGGCCTGGTGAATGTAAATTCCCAGACTACACAAATCCAGAAGTACGGGAATGGTGGGCCGGACTTTATAAGGAAATGATTGCTGAAATTGGCGTTCACGGCGTTTGGAACGATATGAACGAGCCTGCGGTCATGGAAGTGCCTACAAAAACGGCAAACCTCGATGTGAGACATGATTATGACGGCCATCCATGTAGTCATAGAAAGGCGCACAATATTTATGGTATGCAGATGGTGCGGGCCACTTACGAAGGAATCAAGAAATTTACTTTTCCAAAACGTCCGTTTGTATTGACACGTGCAGCCTATTCCGGTACGCAGCGTTATGCTTCTACCTGGACAGGCGATAATGTTGCGACATGGGAGCATCTTTGGATTGCCAATGTACAGATGCAACGTATGTGCATGAGCGGTTATTCCTTTGCCGGTTCCGATATTGGTGGTTTCGCCGAACAGCCTAATGGAGAACTGTTTGCCCGATGGATGCAACTGGCAATTTTCCATCCGTTTTGCAGAGTGCATTCGAGCGGTGATCATGGCGATCAGGAACCTTGGTCATTTGGTGATGAAATCACTGAAATAGTCAGAAAGTATATTGAACTTAGGTATCAATTGTTGCCCTACTTGTACACAATGTTCTACAAATACATCAAAAATGGGTTGCCAATGCTTCAATCTTTGGTTTTCTATAATCAGAAAGACACGCAGACCCACTTTAGAACGGACGAGTTTCTATTTGGTGAACAAATGTTGGTATGTCCCGTGCAGGAGCCCAATGCACAGGGTAGAAGAATGTATTTCCCTCAAGGTAAATGGTATAATTACTGGACAGATGAAGTAATTACTGGGGGTTCTGAAAAGTGGGTAGCAGCAGAAATAGAAACGATACCTTTATTTGTCAAGGAAGGCGCCATGATTCCCAAATACCCAGTACAACAATATGTTGGAGAAAAAGATTTTAAAGAACTGGGAATCGATATCTATTATAAAGAAGGAATAGAAAACTCCATGGTTTATGAAGACCAACAAGATGGCTATGATTATAAAAAGGGACGTTTTAGTTTAAGAAGGTTCAGGTTGCGCGGAAAAGAAAATCAATTGATCATACAACAGTTCAAGGATGGAAATTTTACCACTCCGTATGAAAAATTTAAACTCACTTTCCACGGATTGCCCTTTACCATAGCAACGGTACAGTTGGATAACGAGGTTGTGGATAATAAAGACATAAAATTAAATGGTAACAATATTATCGAAATAAGCAAAGATTTTACGGAATTGCATATCATCGGAAAATAA
- the lpdA gene encoding dihydrolipoyl dehydrogenase: protein MSNFDVIVLGSGPGGYVTAIRASQLGFKTAIVEKESLGGVCLNWGCIPTKALLKSAQVFEYLKHAKDYGLNAENVEHDFDAVVKRSRGVADGMSKGVQFLMKKNKIEVLNGFGKIQPGKKVVVKGEHGDPAEYSADHIIIATGARSRELPSLPQDGKKVIGYREAMTLEKQPKKMIVVGSGAIGIEFAYFYNSMGTEVTVVEYLPNIVPVEDEDISKQLERSFKKTGVKIKTSAEVTKVDTSGEGVKATVKTSKGEEVLEADIVLSAVGIKTNIENIGLEDVGIAVDRDKILVNDYYQTNIPGYYAIGDVTQGQALAHVASAEGILCVEKIAGMHVEALDYGNIPGCTYCMPEVASVGLTEKQAKEQGYDIKVGKFPFSASGKAKASGTSDGFVKVIFDAKYGEWLGCHMIGAGVTDMIAEAVVARKLETTGHEVLKAVHPHPTMSEAVMEAVADAYDEVIHL from the coding sequence ATGAGCAATTTCGATGTAATTGTTTTGGGTAGTGGTCCTGGTGGATATGTAACTGCAATACGAGCTTCTCAGCTTGGATTCAAAACAGCTATTGTAGAAAAAGAAAGTTTAGGTGGCGTATGTCTTAATTGGGGCTGTATCCCTACTAAAGCACTATTGAAATCCGCTCAGGTTTTTGAATACTTGAAGCATGCCAAAGATTATGGCCTAAATGCCGAAAACGTAGAGCACGATTTTGATGCCGTTGTTAAAAGAAGTCGTGGTGTAGCCGATGGCATGAGCAAAGGTGTTCAGTTTTTGATGAAGAAAAATAAGATTGAAGTTTTAAACGGCTTTGGAAAAATACAACCGGGCAAAAAAGTAGTGGTCAAAGGCGAGCATGGTGACCCTGCCGAATATTCCGCCGACCATATTATCATTGCTACCGGAGCACGAAGCCGAGAATTGCCAAGCCTGCCACAGGACGGAAAAAAGGTAATAGGCTATCGTGAGGCCATGACCTTGGAAAAACAACCGAAGAAAATGATCGTTGTTGGTAGTGGTGCCATCGGAATCGAATTTGCTTATTTCTACAATTCGATGGGTACGGAAGTTACGGTTGTAGAATATTTGCCCAATATCGTTCCTGTTGAAGACGAAGATATCTCCAAGCAGTTAGAACGCAGTTTCAAAAAAACAGGCGTTAAAATAAAAACCTCGGCAGAGGTCACAAAAGTAGACACTTCTGGAGAAGGCGTAAAAGCTACCGTAAAAACTTCGAAGGGCGAAGAAGTACTGGAAGCTGACATTGTGTTATCTGCAGTAGGTATAAAAACCAATATCGAGAACATTGGATTGGAAGATGTAGGGATAGCGGTGGACAGAGACAAAATATTGGTCAACGATTACTACCAGACCAACATTCCGGGGTATTATGCCATTGGAGATGTTACCCAAGGCCAAGCTTTGGCGCATGTTGCATCTGCAGAAGGCATTCTTTGTGTGGAAAAAATCGCAGGAATGCACGTAGAAGCGTTAGATTATGGAAACATTCCTGGATGTACTTATTGTATGCCAGAGGTTGCTTCCGTAGGACTTACAGAAAAACAGGCAAAAGAACAAGGGTACGATATTAAAGTTGGGAAATTTCCATTTTCCGCAAGTGGAAAAGCCAAAGCTTCTGGAACTTCTGATGGATTTGTCAAGGTCATTTTTGATGCCAAATATGGAGAATGGTTAGGCTGCCATATGATCGGTGCCGGTGTAACCGATATGATTGCAGAAGCTGTTGTTGCCAGAAAATTGGAAACTACTGGACATGAAGTTTTAAAGGCAGTACATCCACATCCTACCATGAGCGAAGCCGTTATGGAAGCTGTTGCAGATGCATATGACGAGGTAATCCACCTATAG
- the aroQ gene encoding type II 3-dehydroquinate dehydratase: MKLIIINGPNLNLLGKREPEVYGSTTFKEYFSKLQAKFEAVELEHFQSNIEGELIDKLQEVGFSYDGIILNAASYTHTSVGIGDAVKAIEAPVVEVHISNTFKREEFRHVSYISSGAKGVVLGFGLQSYDLAIQSFLT; the protein is encoded by the coding sequence ATGAAATTAATTATCATCAACGGTCCTAATTTAAACTTGCTGGGAAAACGCGAACCTGAAGTTTATGGAAGCACTACGTTCAAGGAGTATTTTTCTAAACTTCAAGCTAAGTTTGAAGCGGTTGAATTGGAACATTTTCAATCCAACATTGAGGGAGAGTTGATTGATAAGCTTCAAGAGGTAGGTTTTTCTTATGATGGTATCATCTTAAATGCCGCTTCTTATACCCATACTTCTGTTGGCATTGGGGATGCGGTCAAGGCCATAGAAGCTCCAGTTGTGGAAGTACATATATCCAATACCTTTAAGCGAGAGGAGTTTAGACATGTTTCCTACATATCTTCAGGAGCAAAAGGAGTGGTTTTAGGTTTTGGCCTTCAGAGTTATGACCTTGCTATACAGAGTTTTTTAACCTAG